One genomic segment of Candidatus Eisenbacteria bacterium includes these proteins:
- the sucD gene encoding succinate--CoA ligase subunit alpha, giving the protein MSILVDKKTRLVVQGITGRDGSFHAREMIAYGTNIVAGVTPGKGGERFDGIPIFDTVREAVEKARANASVIFVPPAFATDAMYEAIEAGIKTIVCISEGIPALDMIGLYDTMRREGVRLIGPNCPGVISPGKAKVGIMPGPIHKTGPVGVVSRSGTLTYEVVASLMRVGLGQSTCIGIGGDPIVGSTFLDLLPLFEADPETGGIVLIGEIGGMEEERAAAYIAKHVTKPVVAFIAGRTAPPGKRMGHAGAIIAGGKGTAEEKIAALKKAGIPVAKLPSEIGPLMKNALEKRPSKKTAKAAPKKGAAGAKKAASKAKTAARKPAPKPRAAKRHAAKGKKPRSRKR; this is encoded by the coding sequence GTGAGCATCCTGGTGGACAAGAAGACCCGGCTGGTCGTGCAGGGGATCACGGGGCGGGACGGATCGTTTCACGCCCGCGAGATGATTGCCTACGGAACGAACATCGTGGCCGGCGTGACCCCAGGGAAGGGGGGCGAGCGTTTCGACGGGATCCCGATCTTCGACACGGTGCGCGAAGCGGTCGAGAAGGCGCGCGCGAACGCTTCGGTGATCTTCGTCCCTCCGGCGTTCGCGACCGACGCGATGTACGAGGCGATCGAGGCGGGGATCAAGACGATCGTCTGCATCTCGGAGGGGATTCCGGCGCTCGACATGATCGGCCTGTACGACACGATGCGGCGCGAGGGAGTGCGCCTGATCGGCCCGAACTGTCCGGGCGTGATCTCGCCCGGAAAGGCGAAGGTCGGCATCATGCCGGGGCCGATCCACAAGACGGGCCCGGTCGGCGTCGTTTCGCGGAGCGGAACCCTCACGTATGAAGTGGTCGCGAGCCTCATGCGGGTCGGGCTCGGCCAGTCGACCTGCATCGGCATCGGCGGGGATCCGATCGTCGGCTCGACCTTCCTCGACCTTCTCCCGCTCTTCGAGGCGGATCCGGAGACCGGGGGGATCGTTCTGATCGGAGAGATCGGCGGCATGGAAGAGGAACGGGCGGCCGCATACATCGCCAAGCACGTGACGAAGCCGGTCGTCGCGTTCATCGCCGGCCGGACGGCGCCCCCCGGGAAGCGGATGGGGCACGCGGGCGCGATCATCGCGGGCGGGAAGGGGACGGCCGAGGAGAAGATCGCCGCGCTCAAGAAAGCGGGGATACCGGTCGCGAAGCTCCCGTCGGAGATCGGTCCCTTGATGAAGAACGCGCTCGAGAAGAGACCGTCGAAGAAGACCGCGAAGGCCGCTCCGAAGAAGGGGGCGGCTGGGGCGAAAAAGGCCGCCTCGAAGGCGAAGACCGCCGCGAGGAAGCCGGCGCCGAAGCCGCGCGCCGCGAAAAGGCATGCCGCGAAGGGGAAGAAGCCGAGGTCGCGGAAGCGATGA
- the ndk gene encoding nucleoside-diphosphate kinase, translated as MSAVERTLLMVKPDATARNLTGEILRRVEEAGFRLLAIRMVRLRKDEAESFYAVHREREFFAPLVEYVVSGSVVPMVLEKEDAVRALRDLIGPTKPADAKKGSIRGDFGLDVQRNAVHASDSPETAAREIAFFFSERERV; from the coding sequence ATGAGCGCGGTCGAACGAACCCTCCTCATGGTGAAGCCGGACGCAACCGCTCGGAACCTCACCGGGGAGATCCTTCGGCGGGTCGAGGAGGCGGGGTTCCGCCTCCTCGCGATCCGGATGGTTCGGCTTCGAAAAGATGAAGCCGAAAGCTTCTATGCGGTTCATCGGGAGAGGGAGTTCTTCGCGCCGCTCGTCGAGTACGTCGTGTCCGGAAGCGTGGTGCCGATGGTCTTGGAGAAGGAAGACGCGGTTCGGGCTCTCCGGGATCTGATCGGCCCCACGAAACCCGCGGACGCGAAGAAGGGATCGATCCGCGGCGATTTCGGGCTCGACGTGCAGCGGAACGCGGTGCACGCGTCGGATTCGCCGGAGACGGCCGCGCGCGAGATCGCGTTCTTCTTCTCGGAGCGCGAACGGGTCTGA